From Nicotiana tabacum cultivar K326 chromosome 22, ASM71507v2, whole genome shotgun sequence, one genomic window encodes:
- the LOC107769165 gene encoding acid phosphatase 1-like gives MAYNGAGQRQGQYDYIFSTIGGDGKDVWVFDIDETTLFNLPYYARSDVAFGAIPFNNAKFNEWVSEGKAPAIPATLRLYKMVLSLGIKPVFITGTPRFTRKARIANLKKAGYTSWLKLVLKGKNDSPKSVVFKSSKRTELVKAGYRIVGNIGDQWSDLIGDNVGSRTFKVPDPMYYIG, from the exons ATGGCTTATAATGGCGCGGGACAAAGACAAGGACAG TACGATTATATTTTTAGTACGATTGGCGGCGACGGCAAGGATGTTTGGGTCTTTGATATTGACGAGACTACTCTCTTCAATCTTCCTTACTATGCTCGATCCGACGTTGCCTTtgg GGCAATACCGTTCAACAATGCGAAGTTTAATGAGTGGGTGAGCGAGGGAAAAGCACCAGCTATTCCAGCAACACTTCGTTTATACAAGATGGTGTTGTCTCTTGGGATCAAGCCTGTATTCATAACAGGAACTCCAAGGTTCACCAGAAAAGCAAGAATTGCCAATCTAAAGAAAGCTGGTTATACTTCTTGGTTAAAGCTCGTTCTAAA GGGAAAAAATGATTCACCAAAATCAGTAGTGTTCAAATCAAGCAAGAGAACAGAGCTGGTGAAAGCTGGATATAGAATTGTTGGCAACATTGGAGATCAATGGAGTGATCTCATAGGAGACAACGTGGGTTCTCGTACTTTTAAAGTCCCTGATCCTATGTACTACATTGGTTAA